One part of the [Pantoea] beijingensis genome encodes these proteins:
- the der gene encoding ribosome biogenesis GTPase Der, with amino-acid sequence MVPVVALVGRPNVGKSTLFNRLTRTRDALVADFPGLTRDRKYGRAEVEGREFIAIDTGGIDGNEEGVETRMAEQSLLAIEEADVVLFMVDARAGLMPADQAIARHLRSRQKPTFLVANKTDGLDADSAVGDFYSLGLGDIYPIAASHGRGVTSLLETALLPWMQVVDPQEVSEEDENEAYWAALAAKERGEDPEAKVEEEDDFNPLDLPIKLAIVGRPNVGKSTLTNRILGEDRVVVFDMPGTTRDSIYIPMERDEREYILIDTAGVRKRGKITDTVEKFSVIKTLQAIEDANVVMLVIDAREGISDQDLSLLGFILNSGRSLVIVVNKWDGMTQEARDEVKEMLDFRLGFIDFARIHFISALHGSGVGNLFESVTEAYDCSTRRVNTSMLTRIMTMAEEDHQPPLVRGRRVKLKYAHAGGYNPPIVVIHGNQVKDLPDSYKRYLMNYFRRSLNVMGTPIRIQFKEGENPFAGKRNLLTPNQQRKRKRLMSHLKKNKR; translated from the coding sequence ATGGTACCTGTGGTCGCGCTGGTAGGGCGTCCCAATGTGGGAAAATCCACCTTATTTAACCGTTTAACGCGTACACGAGATGCGCTGGTGGCGGACTTTCCTGGGCTGACACGCGATCGCAAGTACGGTCGTGCCGAAGTAGAAGGGCGCGAATTTATTGCTATTGATACCGGCGGTATTGATGGTAACGAAGAGGGCGTTGAAACGCGTATGGCCGAACAGTCTCTGCTAGCGATTGAAGAAGCCGACGTGGTGTTGTTTATGGTGGATGCTCGCGCGGGCCTGATGCCGGCCGATCAGGCGATTGCCAGGCATTTGCGCTCGCGTCAAAAACCCACCTTTCTTGTCGCTAATAAGACCGATGGCCTGGATGCTGACTCTGCAGTAGGTGATTTTTACTCGTTAGGGCTGGGTGACATCTATCCGATTGCCGCTTCACACGGGCGCGGAGTAACCAGCCTGCTGGAAACTGCGCTTCTGCCGTGGATGCAGGTTGTTGATCCTCAGGAAGTGAGCGAAGAAGACGAAAACGAAGCCTACTGGGCGGCGTTAGCCGCCAAAGAGCGTGGCGAAGATCCGGAAGCAAAAGTTGAGGAAGAGGATGATTTTAACCCTCTTGATCTGCCCATCAAGCTGGCGATCGTTGGCAGGCCCAACGTTGGTAAATCCACGCTGACCAACCGTATCCTGGGTGAGGATCGGGTGGTGGTGTTTGATATGCCCGGTACCACGCGTGACAGTATCTATATTCCGATGGAACGTGACGAGCGCGAATATATTCTCATTGATACTGCGGGTGTGCGTAAGCGCGGTAAAATCACCGATACGGTTGAGAAATTTTCGGTGATCAAAACGCTGCAGGCGATCGAAGATGCTAACGTCGTGATGCTGGTAATTGATGCCCGTGAAGGGATCTCTGATCAGGATCTATCGCTGCTCGGCTTTATTCTCAATAGCGGGCGCTCACTCGTGATTGTTGTCAACAAGTGGGACGGCATGACGCAGGAGGCCCGTGATGAAGTCAAAGAGATGCTTGATTTCCGTCTCGGTTTTATCGACTTCGCACGTATCCACTTTATCTCCGCCCTGCACGGTAGCGGCGTAGGTAATTTGTTTGAGTCCGTAACCGAGGCCTACGACTGCTCTACACGTCGCGTGAACACCTCAATGCTGACCCGGATTATGACCATGGCGGAAGAGGATCATCAGCCACCATTGGTTCGAGGCCGCCGCGTGAAGCTGAAATACGCGCATGCTGGCGGGTATAATCCGCCGATTGTGGTGATCCACGGTAACCAGGTGAAAGATCTACCGGACTCCTACAAGCGCTATTTGATGAACTATTTCCGCCGTTCACTGAACGTGATGGGCACACCCATTCGTATTCAGTTCAAAGAGGGTGAGAACCCGTTTGCCGGAAAGCGTAACTTGTTGACGCCAAATCAGCAGCGTAAACGTAAGCGTTTGATGTCACATTTGAAAAAAAATAAGCGTTAA
- a CDS encoding protealysin inhibitor emfourin, translated as MKSLPRLTDDAVIDLAREGGFAYIPKLSGARRITLSQLPAPQKERVCDILRQAFPFGEAPGAQSQAGHGDCFYYRIQISYATTHQTGDIVLLIPENRASPELKALWQRGE; from the coding sequence ATGAAATCACTTCCCAGACTAACCGATGATGCCGTCATCGATCTGGCGCGAGAAGGCGGTTTTGCGTATATCCCTAAGCTGTCTGGCGCGCGGCGCATTACGCTCTCTCAGCTACCAGCCCCACAAAAGGAGCGCGTTTGCGACATTCTCAGACAGGCTTTCCCCTTCGGGGAAGCCCCTGGAGCACAGAGCCAGGCAGGACACGGCGATTGTTTCTATTACCGTATTCAGATTAGCTACGCAACCACTCATCAAACGGGCGATATCGTGCTACTGATTCCGGAGAACCGGGCTTCGCCGGAACTGAAAGCGCTGTGGCAAAGAGGTGAATAG
- a CDS encoding M4 family metallopeptidase — translation MYYGVIPPYILRKIIDNGSEQQKACARQTLTHVQTLMAENWQKNVPSQATAGGHVQREIYDTQQTQTLPGNLIRSEGQSSNNDIAADEAWEYLGATYDFFWQVYQRNSLNNQGQTLMGTVHYGKEYQNAFWNGQQMVFGDGDGEIFNRFTIAIDVVAHELAHGISETEAGLIYFEQAGALNESLSDVFGSLVKQFNLKQTADRADWLIGEGLLTDKIRGRGLRSMSEPGTAYDDPMLGKDPQPAHMHDYIHTRDDNGGVHLNSGIPNRAFYLAAKALGGYAWELAGHAWYDTVCDDRLPQDADFTTFAQLTLQHGQKRFNKSVAQAIEDAWIQVGVLS, via the coding sequence ATGTATTACGGTGTTATCCCACCTTACATTCTGCGTAAAATTATTGATAACGGCAGCGAACAGCAAAAGGCCTGTGCGCGTCAAACGCTAACGCATGTCCAGACCCTGATGGCAGAAAACTGGCAGAAAAATGTCCCCTCCCAGGCTACCGCAGGTGGCCACGTTCAGCGAGAAATTTACGATACGCAGCAAACGCAAACCCTGCCGGGTAATCTTATCCGCAGCGAGGGCCAATCGAGTAATAATGACATTGCCGCAGACGAAGCCTGGGAGTACCTCGGTGCCACTTACGATTTTTTCTGGCAGGTATATCAGCGTAACTCACTGAATAACCAAGGCCAGACACTGATGGGCACCGTACATTATGGCAAAGAGTATCAGAACGCCTTCTGGAATGGTCAGCAAATGGTGTTTGGTGATGGCGACGGTGAAATTTTTAATCGTTTTACTATCGCAATTGACGTCGTGGCCCATGAGCTGGCACATGGAATTTCCGAGACAGAAGCCGGACTGATCTATTTTGAACAAGCAGGTGCGCTAAACGAATCTCTGTCAGACGTTTTTGGATCGCTGGTAAAGCAATTCAATCTCAAACAAACTGCCGATCGTGCTGACTGGCTGATCGGTGAAGGTTTACTGACTGATAAAATTCGAGGGCGAGGACTGCGGTCAATGTCAGAGCCGGGTACAGCTTATGACGATCCAATGCTGGGTAAAGATCCCCAGCCCGCACATATGCACGACTATATCCATACTCGCGATGATAACGGCGGTGTTCATCTGAATTCAGGCATCCCTAATCGCGCGTTTTACCTTGCTGCAAAAGCGTTGGGTGGCTACGCATGGGAACTGGCGGGACATGCCTGGTACGATACCGTCTGCGACGACAGGCTACCACAGGATGCCGATTTTACGACTTTCGCCCAATTGACGTTACAGCACGGACAAAAACGCTTTAATAAATCCGTCGCACAGGCCATTGAAGATGCCTGGATTCAAGTTGGCGTTTTATCATGA
- the xseA gene encoding exodeoxyribonuclease VII large subunit, which produces MPLPPSANIFTVSRLNTTVRKLLEREMGQIWLSAEISNFSQPSSGHWYFTLKDDGAQVRCAMFRNSNRHVSFRPQNGQQILVRATITLYEPRGDYQLIAESMQPAGDGLLQQQFEQLKQRLSAEGLFDPCYKKALPDPAKQLGVITSATGAALHDVLRVLHRRDPSLPVVIYPTPVQGVDAPDSIVRAIERANLRQECDVLILGRGGGSLEDLWSFNDERVARAIFASHIPIVSAVGHETDVTIADFVADLRAPTPSAAAELVSRNQTELLRQLQSQQQRLEMAMDYYLARQQRYYTRLHHRLQQQHPQLRLARQQTSLFKLQQRLNDTVQIHLRRASRQQERIEQRLRAQHPQGRIYRAQQQLQQWHYRLQQAMQTGLNGNKQRFSTLAAQLEGVSPLATLARGFSVTTSADGKVVKKTRQLHTGDALRTRLDDGWVESQVTAITPAKKGVK; this is translated from the coding sequence ATGCCACTACCGCCGTCCGCAAATATTTTTACCGTCAGCCGTCTCAATACCACGGTACGTAAGCTGCTGGAAAGGGAGATGGGGCAGATCTGGCTCAGCGCTGAAATATCAAATTTTTCGCAGCCCTCTTCCGGACATTGGTACTTTACGCTGAAGGATGATGGCGCGCAGGTGCGCTGTGCAATGTTCCGTAACAGCAATCGCCATGTCAGCTTCCGGCCGCAGAATGGCCAGCAAATTCTGGTTCGTGCCACGATTACACTGTATGAACCTCGCGGTGATTATCAGCTGATTGCTGAAAGTATGCAGCCTGCAGGCGATGGCCTGTTGCAGCAGCAATTTGAGCAATTGAAACAGCGGCTTAGCGCAGAAGGCTTATTCGACCCGTGTTATAAAAAAGCGTTACCCGATCCAGCAAAACAGCTCGGCGTGATCACTTCCGCTACCGGTGCTGCCCTGCACGATGTACTGCGCGTATTGCACCGTCGGGACCCCTCGCTGCCGGTTGTAATTTATCCCACGCCAGTTCAGGGCGTGGATGCACCAGACAGTATCGTACGGGCAATTGAGCGAGCAAACCTGCGCCAGGAGTGCGACGTGCTGATTCTTGGCCGGGGTGGGGGTTCGCTGGAAGACCTGTGGAGTTTTAATGATGAGCGGGTCGCCCGAGCAATTTTCGCCAGTCATATTCCTATCGTTAGCGCGGTCGGACATGAAACTGACGTCACCATCGCGGATTTTGTCGCTGACCTGCGTGCACCAACACCTTCTGCAGCCGCAGAGCTGGTGAGCCGTAATCAAACCGAACTGCTACGGCAGTTGCAATCGCAGCAACAGCGATTGGAAATGGCGATGGATTACTATCTGGCCCGGCAACAGCGCTACTACACACGTCTGCACCATCGTTTACAGCAACAACACCCACAGTTACGTCTGGCACGTCAGCAGACGTCCCTGTTCAAGCTACAGCAGCGTTTAAACGATACGGTGCAGATTCACCTTCGCCGGGCGTCACGCCAGCAGGAACGCATTGAGCAGCGCCTGAGAGCACAACACCCCCAAGGCCGTATTTATCGCGCACAACAGCAATTACAGCAGTGGCATTATCGTCTGCAGCAGGCGATGCAGACAGGGCTCAACGGCAATAAGCAACGTTTCTCAACGCTCGCGGCACAGTTGGAAGGCGTGAGCCCGCTGGCAACGCTGGCACGAGGTTTTAGCGTGACGACATCGGCAGATGGCAAGGTGGTGAAAAAAACCCGTCAGTTGCATACCGGCGATGCACTAAGAACGCGGCTGGATGATGGCTGGGTTGAAAGCCAGGTCACAGCGATTACCCCCGCCAAAAAAGGCGTAAAATAA
- the guaB gene encoding IMP dehydrogenase, producing the protein MLRITKEALTFDDVLLLPAHSTVLPNTADLSTQLTQSIRLNIPMLSAAMDTVTEAGLAIALAQEGGLGFIHKNMSIERQAEEVRRVKKHESGVVTDPQTVLPTTPLSDVQVLTKRNGFAGYPVVNGDNELVGIITGRDVRFVTDMSLPVSAVMTPKERLVTVKEGESREIVLQKMHEKRVEKALVVDDSFHLLGMITVKDFQKAERKPNACKDAEGRLRVGAAVGAGAGNEERVDALVAAGVDVLLIDSSHGHSEGVLQRIRETRAKYPDLQIVGGNVATGAGALALVEAGVSAVKVGIGPGSICTTRIVTGVGVPQITAVSDAVAALEGTGIPVIADGGIRFSGDIAKAIAAGASCVMVGSMLAGTEESPGEIELYQGRSFKSYRGMGSLGAMSKGSSDRYFQTDNAADKLVPEGIEGRVAYKGHLKEIVHQQMGGLRSCMGLTGCGTIDDLRTKAEFVRISGAGIQESHVHDVTITKESPNYRMGS; encoded by the coding sequence ATGCTACGAATTACTAAAGAAGCACTCACGTTTGATGATGTTTTACTCCTTCCCGCACACTCTACCGTTCTGCCTAATACGGCCGATCTCAGTACTCAGCTGACACAATCTATCCGGCTGAATATCCCTATGCTGTCTGCTGCCATGGATACCGTGACCGAAGCGGGACTGGCGATTGCACTAGCTCAGGAAGGTGGACTTGGCTTTATCCACAAAAATATGTCAATCGAGCGCCAGGCAGAAGAAGTTCGCCGGGTGAAGAAACATGAAAGTGGCGTCGTTACCGATCCACAAACCGTGCTACCGACAACGCCGCTGAGCGATGTGCAGGTGCTGACGAAACGTAATGGCTTTGCCGGTTATCCGGTGGTCAATGGCGATAACGAACTTGTTGGGATTATTACCGGTCGAGACGTGCGTTTCGTCACCGATATGAGCCTACCTGTTTCCGCCGTCATGACGCCAAAAGAGCGTTTAGTCACGGTGAAAGAGGGCGAATCCCGCGAAATCGTACTGCAGAAAATGCATGAAAAACGCGTTGAAAAAGCACTGGTGGTGGATGACAGTTTTCATCTGTTAGGCATGATCACCGTGAAAGATTTCCAGAAAGCAGAACGTAAACCTAACGCCTGTAAAGATGCTGAAGGGCGTCTTCGTGTGGGGGCTGCGGTTGGTGCGGGTGCGGGTAATGAAGAGCGGGTTGATGCGCTGGTGGCCGCAGGTGTTGATGTGCTGCTGATCGACTCTTCTCATGGGCACTCCGAAGGCGTATTACAGCGTATCCGTGAAACCCGTGCAAAATACCCTGACCTGCAAATTGTGGGCGGCAACGTTGCCACCGGTGCTGGCGCACTGGCGCTGGTTGAAGCTGGCGTGAGCGCCGTTAAAGTGGGAATTGGGCCGGGTTCAATTTGTACCACGCGTATTGTTACCGGTGTGGGTGTTCCGCAAATTACTGCGGTTTCTGATGCGGTAGCCGCACTGGAAGGCACTGGCATCCCGGTTATTGCAGACGGAGGTATTCGCTTCTCTGGCGATATTGCTAAAGCGATCGCTGCAGGTGCGTCCTGCGTGATGGTCGGTTCCATGCTGGCAGGAACGGAAGAATCACCGGGTGAAATCGAACTCTACCAAGGGCGTTCTTTCAAATCTTATCGCGGCATGGGCTCACTGGGAGCGATGTCTAAAGGTTCATCCGATCGTTACTTCCAGACGGATAATGCAGCAGACAAATTAGTGCCGGAAGGCATTGAAGGCCGCGTAGCCTATAAAGGCCATTTGAAAGAGATCGTCCATCAGCAGATGGGGGGACTGCGTTCCTGCATGGGGCTGACTGGCTGCGGTACTATCGATGACCTGCGTACTAAGGCAGAATTTGTTCGCATCAGTGGTGCTGGCATTCAGGAAAGTCACGTACATGATGTAACCATTACGAAAGAGTCTCCAAACTACCGTATGGGTTCCTGA